From the genome of Nicotiana sylvestris chromosome 1, ASM39365v2, whole genome shotgun sequence:
AACGTAAAAGAAGTACATCACTGTTACTTCTTCCAAAGAATACTTTTCCCATACTACAAAGTGTGTACGACTACATCTTTGAACATTAGTTTGATTCAATAACTGGAAAGCAGCTCATCTGTTTCAAGCTACAAAGTTTTACATGCCTCCAATATATAATAAACATAAAACCATAGAACTTCATATAgcttttcaaaattaaactaacatTTCCAAGAAAATTCAAATTATTCCAAAGAAAATAGATGATTTACCTAGGAATATAAGACCTCATACTGCTCCAAGGGAACTTTGCTGCTGCAGCACCAACATCTGAAGAACGTTCTCCACCACGTTCACGATCACGACCACGACTGAATCTCCTCTCTGAACTACTCCTCGTGTCTCTCTTCTCGTCAAGCCAATGCATCTTCTTAGGCTCGTCATCCTCAACAATGCTAGACTTAGATTTCTTGctcatatttttcttttcctcttcgaTCATTCGTATAGGATAAAGATCCCTCGATATAGACAAAGGGTTCTTAAGTGTAACATAAGCTTTTTTGTAGTCTGGTTTAGCAATTAATAGCCcgcctcttttcttcttctttccatcCATGTTTAAAGTTTGGaccttttcaacttcaaagcCGTATAATGACTCCAATGCTCTCTTTATCTCAATCTATACATATAATTCTTAGAAATATTAAAAATCTTTGGTATCAGAGAATCGCTTATTATTGAATAGAACAAAATAGATAGTGAAGATTCATATAGCTTATGTTGGGATTGATGGATTGCCATTGTATTTACAGCAAACGATACACATCATTTCATAatatatcgtattgtattgtattgtattgtactgtatcatttgatgaatacaatgtttggaaaGATTGTATCCTTTGTTGTTGTTTCACGATATCACgcaacttgcaatattataaagaaaaattatgttACAGGGtaaatttattatataaaaaggtaggataaatgataaaataaaattatttaataataatgaaggatGATATGAGAGAAGATAATAGCGTAACCACACCAAATCGGTGGTTACATAAAGTAGTACATTTCATCGTTACGTAATGACGGACAACGatatgatacaataaaatttaagtaacaaccaATACAAAGATCGTATTTaaaatacaatacgatacaatacaataggtaacaaccatccaaacaagctgttagaaACAACTGAAAACTTTTTATTTCACCTCCATTACTCCATAACATAAAATGGGATCGAATGGAGTAGTAATAATGtgaaatataataaaaaagaTGTTACCTTGGAAGCAGAGGGGATGGTTTTGAGGGAGATCTCAGTGATGTTGGAGAAAGAGGAAGGCATGAGAAGCTTAATCGGAAGATTAGCGAAGTTGACAACTCTTCTTCCTAATCGACTTCCCATGATTCTTTTGATCAGTCACTGTAATTCCGAACTCTCAGCAATGGCGTCTCGGTGTAGGGAATGAGGGTATAACTGTGGGTTGGGCCTAAAATGTGCGTGGGCTCTAGCACTCTACTACGCCGAAATTGCACGGGTAGCCGCCTTGTCTTTCTGTTTGCACTCGTACCCGTTTTTTGTTAAAAGTCATTTGAAAAGACTATTTTGCCCTTCTTTATTAAAAGACTACTTTCTCTCCAAGTAAACGCTAGTCCTCTATTGTCTCTGTCTCTCACTCCTATTATTCGCGT
Proteins encoded in this window:
- the LOC104217202 gene encoding uncharacterized protein — encoded protein: MGSRLGRRVVNFANLPIKLLMPSSFSNITEISLKTIPSASKIEIKRALESLYGFEVEKVQTLNMDGKKKKRGGLLIAKPDYKKAYVTLKNPLSISRDLYPIRMIEEEKKNMSKKSKSSIVEDDEPKKMHWLDEKRDTRSSSERRFSRGRDRERGGERSSDVGAAAAKFPWSSMRSYIPR